In Hemicordylus capensis ecotype Gifberg chromosome 13, rHemCap1.1.pri, whole genome shotgun sequence, a single window of DNA contains:
- the LOC128336601 gene encoding QRFP-like peptide receptor, with protein MNVSFSLAEIQSLPELLEAENRSLPELPNRSQELDWEEVEKLLFLFHKDPVTISLTIMYLVSFLVGLVGNIMSLRILTSKRHRRIPSLNATRSLLINLAICDLMVVCICMPITVGNLIYKAWVYGDFLCRAVPFIQAVSVSASVLSLTVISLNRYYSVHNPLHARSFFTHRKILSTILVVWVFSSGICMPLIFMNKRVGFEEVQDLPLVFPICREIWPEEKIRQAYSFLLFCALYCLPVLFNMVICCLTVHRLWSPTRQLRDSNALSQTLPLSRLKVRKKVAQMVVALVLLFAFSWLPIYTMDIWIEFNSPKSSWEEAPSPWVLQLRPFAQWLSLSNSSLNPICYCFVGNLYRSAKEMKSRYHKKVASLLNFSLSEKSLPSSSVPELLSFKSSTTTGSTNKEPDLVVGIGGRGQKRTCPRTHV; from the coding sequence AATTACCCAACAGGAGCCAGgaactggactgggaagaggtgGAGAAGCTGCTCTTCCTGTTCCACAAAGACCCCGTCACCATCAGCCTCACCATCATGTACCTGGTCTCCTTCTTGGTGGGCTTAGTCGGCAACATCATGTCACTCCGGATACTGACTAGCAAGCGTCATCGCCGCATCCCTAGCTTGAATGCCACCAGAAGCCTCCTGATCAACTTGGCCATCTGCGACCTGATGGTCGTGTGCATCTGTATGCCCATCACTGTGGGCAACCTGATTTACAAAGCCTGGGTCTACGGGGACTTCTTGTGCAGGGCTGTGCCCTTCATCCAGGCTGTGTCGGTCTCTGCCAGCGTCCTCAGCCTTACAGTGATCAGCCTCAATCGCTATTACAGTGTACACAACCCTCTCCATGCCAGATCCTTTTTCACCCACAGGAAGATTTTGAGCACCATCCTGGTGGTCTGGGTCTTCTCCTCGGGGATCTGCATGCCCCTTATATTTATGAACAAAAGGGTTGGGTTTGAGGAGGTCCAGGACCTCCCACTGGTGTTTCCCATCTGCAGAGAGATATGGCCTGAGGAGAAGATCAGGCAGGCCTATAGCTTCCTCCTCTTCTGCGCTCTCTACTGCCTGCCTGTCCTGTTCAACATGGTTATCTGTTGCTTGACTGTCCACAGACTCTGGAGTCCCACCAGGCAACTGAGGGACTCCAATGCCCTGAGCCAGACCTTGCCCTTGTCCAGGCTGAAGGTTCGTAAGAAGGTTGCCCAAATGGTGGTGGCACTGGTCCTGCTCTTTGCCTTCTCCTGGCTGCCCATTTACACAATGGACATCTGGATTGAGTTCAACAGCCCCAAGTCCTCATGGGAGGAGGCTCCTTCACCTTGGGTCCTTCAGCTCCGACCTTTCGCTCAGTGGCTCAGTCTCAGCAATTCCAGCCTCAACCCTATCTGCTATTGTTTTGTGGGCAATCTCTACCGGTCAGCCAAGGAAATGAAGAGCAGATATCACAAGAAGGTGGCCTCTCTGCTCAACTTCTCCCTCTCGGAAAAGAGCTTGCCCTCCTCCTCGGTCCCTGAGTTGCTCTCATTCAAGAGTTCTACTACTACGGGTTCCACAAACAAAGAGCCAGACCTGGTTGTGGGAATTGGGGGGAGAGGCCAGAAGAGAACCTGTCCTAGGACCCATGTGTAG